A stretch of the Phaeodactylum tricornutum CCAP 1055/1 chromosome 15, whole genome shotgun sequence genome encodes the following:
- a CDS encoding predicted protein encodes QLPLTLLRAANGSPILVELKGGDTYNGRVVNCDTFMNMNLQDVICTSADGEHFSKLPSCYIRGSSIKYLRLPPSLLETAAAQQEEEERNSPFRGGRGRGRGRMDSSGTGRSGGRGRHHGSDQGGRSGDTGDSGRG; translated from the coding sequence CAGCTTCCGCTGACGTTATTGCGCGCGGCCAACGGCTCACCGATCCTGGTTGAACTCAAAGGCGGTGACACCTACAATGGCCGGGTCGTCAATTGTGATACCTTTATGAACATGAATTTGCAAGACGTCATTTGTACGAGCGCCGACGGCGAACACTTCTCCAAGCTACCGTCTTGTTATATTCGTGGCAGTAGCATCAAGTATTTGCGCTTGCCACCGTCCTTGTTGGAAACCGCCGCGGCAcagcaggaagaagaagaacgaaaTTCGCCATTTCGTGGTGGACGAGGACGCGGGCGTGGGCGGATGGATTCCTCTGGTACGGGACGTAGCGGTGGGCGTGGCCGGCACCACGGCAGTGATCAAGGTGGAAGAAGCGGTGATACCGGAGATTCGGGCCGAGGG
- a CDS encoding predicted protein: protein MDCPWRFCESEKSIWYTKESGDCPTQLVTSGDDRCIMLWDLRDSMGSGLVIPWKSHTPFGYREDKATPERRLPSLSKHKKNLSAPLSGRVIPLVSFRTGHRGNVFHVTPVKFQPGKVLTCGADGYLRISDLTAELSSVVVHPHGEEDLASILGFGSAMAYSHQMVTENMGLICSERGLHRFDLRLSPREQQNQSLLRSLENGTTGSRDDSCKACALWTPGGRSGESNYVFTGGSSEFVSLYDLRMEGGNKSRILQRYKPKNLETNGRVSVSGLDISKNGKELLVSYESDQIYTFPIFHNAISQAGPSIDELDLYHKNFSSDPAEAISESASYGGHLNRFTFLKNAKYAGPSDEYICTGSDSGHAWVYERATGSVVSFLKADASTCNGVLPHPSLPFLVTYGIDSTAKLWRATLPVDDKMDDSPVGRKKKYKSTVYRPSPVTSKWNGVQALLNRFSDGDPQILLPDFIPSTNDMKTIFRLPLMGNAASRPVIENALSELPTTLRQNHYECYGALREGLETPVNHPLIDVAVSIILIRLRHQADRLGLPWNLSQPWVFEQREGIDAANLVPDNPSDWIYFDPNMMLDSFDPRSHFNIEEFPLLLAQRECFRKLGGEEVPCLVPWLDPSKQKTEQNEDPAWSIPDEKVPRSAFCLRSRKLLLETIKLLKIAGNGAMQEGKWDAAARWYDKAIQYCAVAMMKYPSLENYLTDLSGHVSLVTGADKRSRQVIAVWSPLTHLLVTIRLNMALLLTKQHSSSHPCPLMKGQSLLSLSIESAKAALEILLPFAQTPNEVRVSSCDADRFDYVLRTDEAPETYTTAKYLLSKAYFRLGTAQLGKGKYSDAVEALERCVTNSTSTLTPATMEKGGTVDALVLRRLREAKRKCRNRRKRCRARFERLSAQAVSGDDGDPPPVAR from the coding sequence ATGGACTGCCCCTGGCGTTTTTGTGAAAGCGAGAAATCAATTTGGTACACCAAGGAGTCAGGAGACTGCCCAACTCAGCTGGTAACGTCCGGCGATGACCGATGTATTATGTTATGGGACCTGAGGGATTCCATGGGCAGCGGCTTAGTAATTCCGTGGAAGAGTCACACCCCATTTGGCTATCGCGAGGACAAGGCAACACCAGAAAGAAGACTACCTTCACTTTCCAAACATAAGAAAAATCTCTCAGCGCCGTTGTCTGGAAGGGTGATACCTCTCGTATCCTTCCGAACGGGTCACCGTGGCAACGTATTTCATGTGACGCCAGTAAAATTTCAACCCGGCAAGGTGCTGACCTGCGGTGCTGATGGATACCTCCGTATATCAGACCTGACTGCTGAGTTGTCCTCAGTCGTTGTTCACCCCCATGGAGAAGAGGATCTGGCATCCATATTGGGCTTCGGATCGGCTATGGCTTACTCGCATCAAATGGTCACGGAAAATATGGGCCTCATCTGTAGCGAGCGAGGTCTGCACCGTTTTGATCTTCGTCTATCGCCTCGAGAGCAACAGAATCAGTCGCTGCTACGTTCGCTGGAAAACGGCACGACGGGCTCCCGCGATGACTCGTGTAAAGCTTGTGCACTTTGGACTCCTGGAGGAAGATCAGGCGAATCCAATTATGTTTTCACTGGCGGTTCATCTGAATTTGTCAGTCTTTACGACCTTCGAATGGAAGGAGGCAACAAATCTCGTATACTTCAACGCTACAAGCCAAAAAATCTGGAAACAAACGGTAGGGTTTCTGTAAGCGGTCTGGATATATCGAAAAACGGGAAAGAATTGCTTGTATCTTACGAAAGTGATCAAATATATACCTTTCCAATCTTCCATAATGCCATCTCCCAAGCGGGACCATCCATAGATGAGCTAGATTTATATCACAAGAATTTTTCTTCGGACCCGGCAGAAGCGATATCCGAAAGCGCGAGTTATGGTGGACATCTTAATCGCTTCACGTTTTTGAAGAATGCCAAGTATGCGGGGCCAAGCGACGAGTATATTTGCACCGGGTCGGACTCAGGCCACGCGTGGGTATACGAGCGAGCGACCGGGTCTGtggtttcttttttgaaagCCGACGCCTCCACCTGTAATGGTGTTCTTCCACACCCTTCACTGCCATTTTTGGTAACTTACGGGATCGATTCCACTGCAAAACTCTGGCGTGCAACTCTTCCGGTTGACGACAAAATGGACGACTCACCGGTAGGTCGGAAAAAGAAATACAAGAGCACCGTTTACAGGCCTAGTCCTGTAACGAGCAAATGGAATGGTGTCCAAGCACTTTTGAATCGCTTTAGTGATGGAGACCCACAAATTCTGCTTCCGGACTTCATTCCAAGCACAAATGATATGAAAACCATTTTTCGTTTACCCCTCATGGGGAACGCTGCGAGCCGTCCGGTCATTGAAAATGCCTTGTCAGAGCTGCCAACGACTTTGAGACAAAATCATTACGAGTGCTATGGCGCACTTCGAGAAGGACTGGAAACGCCGGTAAATCATCCCTTGATTGACGTGGCTGTCAGTATTATTCTGATCCGTTTACGTCACCAAGCCGATCGACTAGGTTTGCCTTGGAACCTGTCCCAACCTTGGGTTTTTGAACAACGCGAGGGTATCGATGCAGCCAATTTAGTCCCTGATAACCCCAGCGACTGGATTTACTTTGATCCGAACATGATGTTGGACTCCTTTGACCCACGGAGTCATTTTAATATTGAAGAGTTTCCTCTCCTTCTGGCTCAACGAGAGTGTTTTCGTAAATTGGGCGGAGAAGAGGTGCCCTGTCTCGTACCCTGGCTGGATCCATCGAAGCAAAAAACCGAACAAAATGAAGATCCAGCCTGGAGTATTCCAGACGAGAAGGTCCCTCGCTCGGCGTTTTGTTTGCGCAGTCGAAAGTTATTGTTGGAGACGATCAAACTGCTCAAGATAGCGGGCAATGGTGCCATGCAAGAAGGAAAATGGGACGCGGCGGCCAGATGGTACGACAAGGCTATTCAATACTGCGCCGTTGCTATGATGAAGTACCCTAGCTTGGAAAACTACTTGACGGATTTATCGGGGCACGTATCCTTGGTTACAGGAGCGGACAAACGATCCCGGCAAGTCATCGCCGTTTGGTCGCCGCTTACACATCTCCTTGTAACAATCCGTCTCAATATGGCTCTCTTGTTGACAAAACAGCATTCGTCGTCTCATCCTTGTCCGCTAATGAAGGgacaatcgttgttaagcCTATCAATTGAAAGTGCCaaggctgctttggaaatACTTTTACCGTTTGCCCAGACACCCAACGAGGTCCGGGTGTCGAGTTGCGATGCAGACCGATTCGATTACGTTTTGCGAACCGACGAGGCTCCGGAAACGTATACAACAGCCAAGTACTTGTTGTCCAAAGCGTACTTTCGATTGGGTACAGCCCAGTTGGGAAAAGGCAAGTACTCCGATGCGGTGGAGGCACTCGAAAGGTGCGTCACCAATAGTACCAGCACATTAACTCCAGCAACGATGGAGAAAGGGGGTACGGTGGACGCACTTGTACTGCGACGATTGCGAGAGGCCAAGCGCAAGTGCCGAAATAGAAGGAAGCGCTGTCGGGCTCGCTTCGAGCGACTGTCTGCGCAAGCAGTGTCGGGAGATGACGGTGATCCGCCTCCGGTAGCACGATAA
- a CDS encoding predicted protein — protein MNWFGKKKTEPSTVSATSAARPEDPQKTIVKLRESIANQEKREEHISRKVDSMIKEAKEKMAKGDKKGALFAMKRKKLYESEVDKIQNVKMTLETQVINLESAAQNAETFKAMEAGSKTMKKIRTDVGIEKVDDIMDDIKAEMEMANEINEAIAQPVDPLLTDEDELLEELNALEAMDLEAELLAPPSSSKIRKITSIG, from the exons ATGAATTGGtttggcaagaaaaagaccGAGCCTTCTACCGTGTCGGCGACGTCGGCGGCCCGGCCGGAAGACCCCCAAAAGACCATTGTGAAACTACGTGAATCGATCGCCAATCAGGAGAAACG GGAAGAGCACATTAGCCGCAAAGTGGATTCAATGATTAAGGAGGCCAAGGAGAAAATGGCTAAAGGAGATAAAAAAG GAGCACTGTTTGCCATGAAACGCAAAAAACTATACGAGTCGGAAGTGGACAAGATTCAGAACGTGAAGATGACTTTGGAAACACAGGTTATCAATCTCGAATCCGCCGCGCAAAACGCGGAAACCTTCAAAGCCATGGAAGCGGGTAGTAAGACCATGAAGAAGATACGAACAGACGTCGGCATTGAAAAGGTGGACGATATAATGGATGACATCAAGGCCGAAATGGAAATGGCGAACGAGATCAACGAAGCGATTGCACAACCGGTGGATCCACTGCTAACGGACGAGGACGAATTGTTGGAAGAATTGAACGCGTTAGAAGCAATGGATCTGGAAGCCGAATTGCTGGCTCCGccatcgtcttccaaaat ACGCAAAATTACCAGTATTGGCTAg
- a CDS encoding predicted protein: MSASAVFSCFTCGYGDNTNNDGAQRTGNDLVATTSWTPAHAPGNNCDRSSMRRVSTSRRSSANQYPASIRARSSERAHYSDKSDNDGNDETNTFRGNTLDEDFKDSMTFEDSERTDRPRGGSFHRRAMSDPYDAQENEKDSDEDGLANDLNEFLEAQSATHLPTLARYPVAETRNQNCWSEPPVDIFSVRGPDYFASKKKIQSGPYLLQARGCDLFLNNKEDSSVRLESKSDIILGGRLHSTPTILVNFRFPWGYMVLYFEVPAKLAPYLKREKGKVDTALSTAEQTLARWLLGDTNYKNERLKLIPYVAQGPWVVRNMVTGRPAIIGKKLPVTYRIEQNALFCTLDIGSSSATAKRIVSVCRRYMSALTVDIGFVIQGETPLELPEQMMGSVRIHGVDPLKAPRV; encoded by the exons ATGTCCGCGAGTGCCGTCTTTTCTTGTTTTACTTGTGGCTACGGAGATAATACTAACAACGACGGAGCCCAGCGGACCGGAAACGATCTAGTAGCTACTACGTCCTGGACACCGGCACACGCTCCCGGAAACAATTGCGACCGCAGCAGCATGCGTCGGGTTTCGACTTCCCGACGTTCCAGCGCCAATCAATACCCCGCTTCCATACGCGCGCGATCGTCCGAACGAGCGCACTATAGCGACAAAAGTGAcaacgacggcaacgacgaaacGAACACTTTCCGTGGCAACACGCTCGACGAAGATTTCAAGGATAGTATGACGTTTGAAGATTCGGAACGCACGGATCGTCCACGTGGCGGATCCTTCCATCGTCGGGCCATGAGCGATCCCTACGATGCacaagaaaacgaaaaggacagcgacgaagacggtcTCGCCAACGATTTGAACGAATTTCTCGAAGCCCAGAGCGCCACGCACTTGCCAACCTTGGCGCGATATCCGGTTGCCGAAACGCGCAATCAGAATTGCTGGAGTGAACCGCCGGTCGACATTTTCAGTGTCCGGGGACCGGATTActttgcttccaaaaagaaaatccaGTCGGGGCCGTACTTATTGCAAGCTAGAGGATGTGACTTGTTTCTCAACAACAAGGAAGATAGCTCGGTCAGATTGGAATCCAA GAGCGATATTATTCTAGGCGGACGTCTCCATTCCACCCCCACCATTTTAGTGAATTTTCGGTTTCCGTGGGGCTACATGGTTCTGTACTTCGAAGTGCCAGCCAAGCTTGCCCCCTATTTGAAGCGTGAGAAAGGCAAGGTAGATACAGCTTTAAGCACCGCGGAACAAACCCTGGCCCGCTGGTTGTTGGGGGATACGAATTACAAGAATGAGCGTCTCAAACTGATTCCTTACGTCGCGCAAGGACCATGGGTTGTCCGCAACATGGTCACCGGCCGACCCGCTATTATCGGTAAGAAGCTTCCGGTTACGTACCGAATAGAGCAGAACGCCCTGTTTTGCACTCTCGACATTGGCTCGTCTAGTGCCACGGCCAAACGCATCGTATCGGTCTGCCGGCGCTACATGAGTGCCTTGACGGTCGATATTGGCTTTGTCATTCAAGGTGAGACTCCCCTAGAACTGCCCGAACAAATGATGGGGTCCGTTCGTATCCATGGCGTCGATCCACTGAAAGCACCACGCGTGTAG